From one Excalfactoria chinensis isolate bCotChi1 chromosome 9, bCotChi1.hap2, whole genome shotgun sequence genomic stretch:
- the LOC140256035 gene encoding ovocalyxin-32-like — MPGLRAALPAALLLLSSFPPAAARKDPGMNIPGELFELSSHDYRGNRAANVAIQYHNHLEGSPSLVLALREIKKAIVKVISEYTTKFYLVFSTLFYLTGKNAGICLATVLYQKNSSPQISIKCVDIPDKKKYQEEDRMFYHYLQHKKTPTIVHNIPDETGHIDPDVHKFWGLSVAASGYVMWKNSREDLAYNMVQIKLLKQWKTKDGVHVELVILFHEIPTENIVKCHMQFIWKLGDTLTPKYSCTPYYHWLEDGSGQDSKSAAGMSHEKARHSQE, encoded by the exons ATGCCGGGGCTCCGCGCCGCGCTGCCCgccgccctcctcctcctcagctccttcccgccCGCCGCGGCAAGGAAGGACCCGGGGATGAACATTCCCGGCGAGCTGTTCGAATTGAGCTCCCACGACTACCGTGGCAACAGGGCGGCGAATGTAGCGATACAATACCACAACCACCTGGAGGGGTCCCCCAGCTTGGTGCTGGCGTTGCGGGAAATAAAGAAGGCCATCGTCAAG GTGATTTCAGAATATACTACGAAGTTTTACCTGGTGTTTTCGACTCTATTCTACCTAACTGGG AAAAATGCTGGGATCTGCCTTGCAACCGTCTTGTACCAAAAGAATTCTTCACCTCAAATCTCTATCAAGTGTGTGGACATTCCAGATAAGAAAAAATACCAAGAAGAGGACAGAATGTTTTACCACTATCTTCAgcataaaaaaaccccaacaattGTACACAATATTCCAG ACGAGACTGGACATATTGACCCTGACGTTCATAAATTCTGGGGCTTGAGTGTCGCTGCCTCTGGTTACGTCATGTGGAAGAATTCAAGAGAGGACTTGGCTTACAACATGGTACAAATCAAGCTTTTGAAGCAATGG AAAACGAAGGACGGTGTTCATGTTGAACTCGTCATCTTGTTCCACGAAATTCCAACAGAG AATATAGTGAAATGTCACATGCAGTTCATTTGGAAACTTGGTGACACTCTGACACCGAAGTACAGCTGCACTCCATATTACCATTGGCTCGAAGATGGATCAGGGCAGGACTCCAAATCAGCTGCTGGAATGTCTCATGAAAAGGCAAGGCATTCTCAGGAGTGA
- the LOC140256036 gene encoding latexin-like has protein sequence MAELPPAHSSASRAAALATACISLRHGSPGRGWVLREVRRARREDIADVGHKYHLEFMLEDIFEKDSTVNCTAEVLYHLGHKHSAPDVQFTIEGDLKNTDEADNTFYNRIKSLKKELEAENIPDRYGNVSPEMEPIRALAWAASGYVIWQNSTEDTKYQLAQIKHVKQVKRTDKYLEFDYVILLHENVSQEIIPWQMTVVWHPQHGVEVTQNSRQPKHAME, from the exons atggcagagctgccaccagcccacagctctgccagccgAGCAGCAGCCCTGGCCACAGCCTGCATCAGCCTCCGCCATGGGAGCCCTGGACGTGGCTGGGTGCTGCGGGAGGTGCGCCGTGCCCGCAGGGAG GATATTGCTGATGTTGGGCACAAATACCACCTGGAATTCATGTTAGAAGACATATTTGAGAAG GACAGTACTGTTAACTGCACTGCTGAGGTTCTTTATCATCTGGGCCACaaacacagtgctccagatgtgcaATTTACAATTGAAGGAGACCTTAAGAACACAGACGAAGCAGATAACACATTCTACAATCGAATCAAGAGCCTGAAAAAAGAGCTCGAGGCAGAGAACATACCAG ACAGATATGGCAACGTGTCCCCAGAAATGGAGCCCATCAGAGCGCTCGCCTGGGCTGCCTCTGGCTATGTGATATGGCAGAACTCAACTGAGGATACTAAGTACCAGCTTGCCCAGATTAAACACGTGAAGCAAGTG AAAAGGACCGACAAGTATCTGGAATTTGACTACGTGATTCTACTTCACGAAAACGTGTCCCAG GAGATCATTCCCTGGCAAATGACAGTTGTCTGGCACCCGCAGCACGGTGTTGAAGTAACACAGAACAGCCGTCAGCCAAAGCATGCAATGGAGTAA